In Leptolyngbya iicbica LK, the genomic stretch GAATAACCCACCCCATTAGCCCCTCCCAAGAGGGGAACAGACTTCGGCAAGCATTTCAAGGGCCTCTCATTCCCCTCCCACGGAGGGGTGCCCGGAGGGCGGGGTGGGTCGAGATGCCCGCAAATAACCCACCCCATCAGCCCCTCCCAGGAGGGGAACAGACTTCGGCAAGCATTGTCAAGGGCCTCTAATTCCCCTCCACTGGAGGGGTGCCCATAGGGCGGGGTGGGTTCTTACGATTCAAGCTTGTGGATCAAAACACGAAGAGAAAAAACGGCAGTGGAACAAGAAACAGCTAGCAGGCATCAATCTGAAACCGAAAAAGGACAAAACTAGCCCCGGTCAAAAATGACTGCCCTGGGATGCCTGGCAAGTACCGATGGACGAAATCGTGGCGGTGGCGAAAAAATTTGTGCTAACGAACTGTTTTAACCCTGACATTGCGGCTCTGCAATTTACGGATACGACCTGATTGCGGGTGCCAGGTAACGGTTGGCTGAAACCCTTGTTTTGGCGTTGAAAAACAACCGGAAATAAACCTTACGGATCGAGCTGAAGCCCTGATATGCTACAGTTCACAAGTCTCGATGCGAGAGAAGAGAACCCCCATCCCCTCCTCCTCCTGCAAAGACAAAATACCAACTATCTCTCCTCCCCAATAAGGGTTAAAAGGGAGGTGTCCTATTGGGGCTGAGGTATTAACAGTGACTTGGCTGTAGGAGATATAGCTTCCCCCTACACGCCAGCCATTGCGCTCGCTCATTTTTTCATAGGCCGAGATCGCGGCGTTTCTATCTTCGCCAAAATCCAACCTACCACCCACCTCACACCAGAGTTGCTTCTGCACGCTGAAACCAAATTTGCCACCGCTAAACTTCAACCAGAGTTGGTCAATTAGCAATAAGTCCTCACAGGGAAAGTTACGAATTTCTTCGAATTCTAAATATCCGCGTTGTTCCGCTTTTTTACCCACGGCTTTGAGCATCAGTTTGTCAGTTTCCTGATCGGCTTCTTTCCAACTGCCGCTGGCCAGGTAATTCACCAATTCTCGATAGCGATCGGGTATCCGTTGCCGCACCACCCGCAGGCAGTTGCCAGGGCGTTTTGGGTCGGTCGTCCATGGAGTCAGATCCCCCCGGCTGTCGCCACCCCCCTTATCAAGGGGGGCAAGGGGGGATCCCTCCGCTTCCAGAGCTTTGAAGGTCTCGACTTCCTCCGGTGTCGGCAACCGATAGTCATATACACCCTCAGCAGGGGCAAGCTGTGCTTGCGTCGCCAACCACGCACAAAACCACCGCGCCTCTTCCCAACTTAGACCGACAACAGGCTCCTGAGAGTTAATTTTCTGCCGTCCCTCGGAATCGCCTGGACCCGCCATTCGTGACATTGGAAAATCAGCTTTGGCTGTCGAATGAAATAACCCATCACGCTGAGCACCAAAGAACAGAGCAAATTCTGACAAGCTAATATGGCCTGAGATTGCAGTCGTTTCGTCTAGAAAGGATAAACTGCGGAAACGTTTCTTTAGAAGAACATCTGGTATCCTGTCATCTCGCTCTAACAGTTCGTCTAATAACCTTTGCTTCAATCTCTCGTCGACAGATTTTGCATCATTGGCAATGCGTTGAGCGAGTTTTAAGGTATGTAGATTCTCTGGAATCTCTAAGGCTTTTTCAATAAAAGGTACCGGGTCAGTCAGTAGCGCATAGAAGTAAACCACTTCCTTCCAGGTTTCATCGGCGAAGTGAGCCATCACGTCATGCTTGCCAGTCTCCCGTTCACTCAGCTCCACTGCTGCTAGATATTCTTGAAACGTCTTGTGGGTAAATTCGTACAGATAGCCCTCGCCCCCGGCGAGTAGCCCCGACACCTGCTGAATCTCTTGCAAAAACTGCGCTGGCGTGAGCGCTGGGTCATCATGGGTTTCGGCGAGCCGTGGCTGAATCCAGGCGGCCCCTTGACGCGGCTTGAACTTGGTTTCATTTGCTTGGGTTAGCTCTAACGCCAGCGGCTGCAAAATCGCTTGGTTGTCGGCGGCGTTAGTAATCGTCAACCGAGTTTGACGCTGATAGGGACGATCTTCTAGCAGCAGCTTAAAAATATCGCGATACACATCGAGCCGCCGTTGGGGTAATCGCTCTTTGAATTTGTGGGCGACGGCAATAATGGTCAGCAGTAGCGGATTTTTAGCGAGATCGATGAGGCTGCGATCGGCAAAGAGCTGCTGTCGCAAATTGGCAGCGGCTTTATCAGCGTCTGCTTGGCTCTGGGCTTTGACCTGTTCCTTCGAGAGTTGCTTACCCGGCTCTTTACCTTCATTGTCCTGGAGGTGGTATTTCCATTTGGTTTCCCACGCGATAAAGCGATACCACTTTTCGATAAAGTCTCGCTTTTGGTCGTCATTAAAGTCGAGAACATCGATCCGTTCCACGCCTGAAAACAGGCTGCTATTAAAGCCGTGGGGACGAGAGGTGAGAATGAACTGGCAGGGATAGTTTTGCATTTGCCAGTTGGCCCACTTGCTCACGGTATTTCGCTGAGCATCGGGTACCTCATCCAATCCGTCGAGCATGACTAAGCATTTTCCCTGCTGCAACTGCTGACGAAACCACGGCTCCGATGCTCGGAGGTCTTCACAGCGGGGCATCTTTTGCACCGTTTCCACGATGAGCTGCGGCAGTTTCGGTTCGTGCTCTGACTGGATGCGGCCATGAAAGTCTCGGAACAATAGCAGCACAGGAATCAGCTCTTTGGCTCCCTTTTCTCCATAGCCTCGATTGGAAAAGTTCAGGGTCAAAAACTGCATCAGTGTCGTTTTGCCATAGCCCGGATCGGCAATCACCGCTACCAATCGCGCTAAAAAAGTTTGGTCGGGGTCATGCGCTTTTGGCAGGATGTCCCAAATTTTGAGGTTGCGGTTTTGCAAGGTAGGATTGCCGCGTCCGCCAGGATGCATCCGCAGCGATACGTAAATGTCTTCCAACGCTAACCGGGGTAGCCCACCATATCCCTCGACGTTGAGATCTACACACCGCACCTTCAGCGCTTCCAGGTATTGCTTGTGAAAGTCGCTGCGGTTTACCAGTGCAAGGTCAACCCGTCGATCAAACGCTTGGTCGGCGCGATCAATTACCCTTTCAACCTTGGGCGCGAAACGGTTTCCCAGTTTGATTAAAAACCAGACGCCTGCTGCCGCCCCTAGTAGAGAAACAAATTGCCACCATTCTCCGGCAAACGCTCGACTAATCCCAAATCCGGCAATCGCTCCTGGCACACCGGCTTTGACCGCCCCAGAATCTAAAACTTTGCGAACATCCTCTAGTCCGAGACCTTTGTAAGGTGGTTGTGGGTTAGGCTGCTGGGTCATAAGGAGACTGAAAGACAGAATTTATCGAAGTTCGGACTTCACCACTACGTTGATCTGCGATCTAGCCGTTGCGCTTGCCCCTAGTTTAGTGCTCGGACTGAGAATGAACGGCGATCGCCTGCTTTCGCATACTCGGTGGCATCCTTGCGCCAGACGACTTAGATGAGCTGATTTTCTTTGGCGCAGCAGGGACGGATAGCGATCGCCATTTTCAATCTGGCATGGCCGCACCCCAGTCACCGTCCAGGGCTAACGACGAGTATTTCAAAATCAGAATTGTGAGCTAGTGGCCGCTAAAACGTAGACTTGTTCTCATTGAGAACGCACCCCGG encodes the following:
- a CDS encoding GUN4 domain-containing protein, whose protein sequence is MTQQPNPQPPYKGLGLEDVRKVLDSGAVKAGVPGAIAGFGISRAFAGEWWQFVSLLGAAAGVWFLIKLGNRFAPKVERVIDRADQAFDRRVDLALVNRSDFHKQYLEALKVRCVDLNVEGYGGLPRLALEDIYVSLRMHPGGRGNPTLQNRNLKIWDILPKAHDPDQTFLARLVAVIADPGYGKTTLMQFLTLNFSNRGYGEKGAKELIPVLLLFRDFHGRIQSEHEPKLPQLIVETVQKMPRCEDLRASEPWFRQQLQQGKCLVMLDGLDEVPDAQRNTVSKWANWQMQNYPCQFILTSRPHGFNSSLFSGVERIDVLDFNDDQKRDFIEKWYRFIAWETKWKYHLQDNEGKEPGKQLSKEQVKAQSQADADKAAANLRQQLFADRSLIDLAKNPLLLTIIAVAHKFKERLPQRRLDVYRDIFKLLLEDRPYQRQTRLTITNAADNQAILQPLALELTQANETKFKPRQGAAWIQPRLAETHDDPALTPAQFLQEIQQVSGLLAGGEGYLYEFTHKTFQEYLAAVELSERETGKHDVMAHFADETWKEVVYFYALLTDPVPFIEKALEIPENLHTLKLAQRIANDAKSVDERLKQRLLDELLERDDRIPDVLLKKRFRSLSFLDETTAISGHISLSEFALFFGAQRDGLFHSTAKADFPMSRMAGPGDSEGRQKINSQEPVVGLSWEEARWFCAWLATQAQLAPAEGVYDYRLPTPEEVETFKALEAEGSPLAPLDKGGGDSRGDLTPWTTDPKRPGNCLRVVRQRIPDRYRELVNYLASGSWKEADQETDKLMLKAVGKKAEQRGYLEFEEIRNFPCEDLLLIDQLWLKFSGGKFGFSVQKQLWCEVGGRLDFGEDRNAAISAYEKMSERNGWRVGGSYISYSQVTVNTSAPIGHLPFNPYWGGEIVGILSLQEEEGMGVLFSRIETCEL